A single uncultured Acetobacterium sp. DNA region contains:
- the fliR gene encoding flagellar biosynthetic protein FliR, which yields MNQYLIFLLASCRTAGVIFFNPIFGRNSVPTIMKVGLSLAIALYAVFDLGVNQVQVINYSAIEFIGAMLQGFIIGIVIGFIMSMFLTVFQLGGELIDMQMGLSMASMYDPATKANISVTGNLLTGMYVLIFFISNAHLALFTVLIKSFQAVPVGIGTVSDKVGVYFIELMYYIFLYAVQLAIPIIVTEIIAEFAVGILMRLVPNINVFVINIQIKVFIGLIVIFTLIPTLANFMTQMNLLMMEKINQVLTFFI from the coding sequence ATGAATCAATATTTGATTTTTCTATTGGCCAGTTGCAGAACCGCAGGAGTCATTTTTTTTAATCCGATATTTGGCAGAAACAGTGTTCCTACGATCATGAAAGTCGGATTATCCTTAGCAATCGCTTTATATGCAGTCTTTGATCTGGGCGTAAATCAGGTTCAGGTCATTAACTACTCAGCCATTGAATTTATCGGCGCGATGCTTCAAGGGTTTATTATTGGTATCGTTATTGGATTTATCATGTCAATGTTTCTTACTGTTTTCCAATTAGGTGGGGAATTGATTGACATGCAAATGGGTTTGAGTATGGCATCCATGTATGACCCGGCCACCAAGGCCAACATTTCTGTTACAGGTAACCTGTTAACAGGCATGTATGTGCTTATTTTTTTTATTTCCAATGCTCATTTAGCCTTGTTTACGGTTTTGATAAAATCATTCCAGGCAGTTCCAGTTGGAATCGGAACTGTTAGCGACAAGGTTGGTGTCTATTTTATTGAACTGATGTATTATATTTTTTTATATGCGGTACAATTGGCTATTCCTATCATTGTTACCGAGATTATTGCAGAATTTGCCGTGGGTATTTTAATGCGGTTGGTACCGAATATTAATGTTTTTGTTATTAATATTCAAATAAAGGTTTTTATCGGTTTGATTGTCATTTTCACCTTAATCCCCACGTTGGCAAATTTTATGACACAAATGAACCTACTGATGATGGAAAAAATAAATCAGGTGCTGACATTTTTTATATAG
- the fliQ gene encoding flagellar biosynthesis protein FliQ has protein sequence MDTSQLIEIFRDAILTGMKVAGPILLISMLVGLVISIIQAATSINEQTMTFVPKLIITAIMLIVFGGWMLQQMMDLFLRVMELIATKI, from the coding sequence ATGGATACATCACAATTAATCGAAATTTTCCGAGATGCAATTCTAACCGGAATGAAAGTAGCAGGCCCAATCCTTTTGATTAGTATGTTAGTCGGGTTGGTTATTTCAATTATCCAGGCGGCTACTTCCATTAATGAGCAAACCATGACCTTTGTACCTAAATTGATCATCACTGCCATCATGCTCATTGTATTTGGAGGCTGGATGTTGCAACAAATGATGGATTTGTTTTTGAGAGTTATGGAATTAATTGCTACTAAGATCTAG
- the fliP gene encoding flagellar type III secretion system pore protein FliP (The bacterial flagellar biogenesis protein FliP forms a type III secretion system (T3SS)-type pore required for flagellar assembly.) — MSEKIETIKKRKVTLKKALVIMPILAILFFLTATTAHGAELSVEGLLAGQSSDTVKIVVLMTLIAIVPTLLLMMTCFGRIIIVLSFLRSALGLQQTPPNQILVGLALAITFFVMAPVLTEINKVALQPYNAGTINTQQFLDLATVPIKEWMLKQTTTQDVDLFKNLSVQAGQTGIENLAPQELPLTIVIPAFIISELKRAFLIGFLLFIPFLIIDMIVSSVLMSMGMMMLPPVMISLPFKIMLFVVVDGWGLLVKTLIMTYN, encoded by the coding sequence ATGAGTGAAAAAATTGAGACGATAAAAAAAAGAAAAGTGACACTTAAAAAAGCACTAGTCATCATGCCGATACTTGCCATCTTGTTTTTTCTGACAGCAACAACAGCTCATGGTGCAGAACTTTCGGTAGAAGGTCTGCTGGCCGGTCAAAGCTCAGATACTGTAAAAATTGTTGTCTTAATGACGTTGATTGCCATTGTGCCAACCTTATTACTGATGATGACCTGTTTTGGCAGAATTATTATTGTGTTATCTTTTTTGAGAAGTGCTTTGGGTTTACAACAAACACCGCCAAATCAGATTTTAGTTGGCCTGGCATTAGCAATCACTTTCTTTGTCATGGCACCGGTTTTAACCGAGATCAATAAGGTTGCTTTACAACCCTACAATGCCGGGACTATAAATACGCAACAATTCCTGGATCTGGCAACTGTTCCCATTAAAGAATGGATGTTAAAACAGACAACAACTCAGGATGTAGACTTGTTTAAAAATCTATCTGTTCAAGCTGGTCAAACTGGTATTGAAAATCTGGCACCGCAAGAGTTGCCATTGACCATCGTTATTCCGGCATTTATCATCAGTGAATTAAAAAGGGCCTTTTTGATCGGATTTTTGTTGTTTATTCCATTCTTAATCATTGATATGATTGTATCCAGCGTGCTCATGTCCATGGGGATGATGATGCTTCCACCGGTTATGATTTCACTACCATTTAAGATTATGCTGTTTGTGGTAGTAGACGGATGGGGTCTCTTAGTCAAAACCTTGATTATGACCTATAACTAA
- the fliO gene encoding flagellar biosynthetic protein FliO: MSDVFSIILALVGTVGVIVLTYYGSRWYIERFIKRPGSLSGQHHIKVVERLIVGKNGSIIIVDIQDVQYLVGVTEQNIQILTRLEEPISFQKKQEIQKESFLSMVKSFSQKEKQNE; this comes from the coding sequence ATGAGTGATGTGTTTTCAATTATTCTGGCACTGGTAGGGACTGTTGGAGTCATTGTTTTAACCTATTACGGCAGTCGTTGGTATATTGAACGGTTTATCAAAAGACCGGGATCATTGTCTGGACAACATCACATAAAAGTAGTTGAAAGATTGATTGTTGGTAAAAACGGTTCAATCATCATTGTCGATATTCAGGACGTGCAGTATTTAGTTGGGGTGACCGAGCAGAACATTCAAATATTGACAAGACTTGAAGAACCAATTTCATTTCAGAAAAAGCAGGAAATACAAAAAGAAAGCTTTTTGAGTATGGTGAAATCATTTTCTCAAAAGGAAAAACAGAATGAGTGA
- a CDS encoding response regulator, with product MSKILIVDDAAFMRMMIKDSLKKGGYTDFIEAENGEVALAEYKENRPDLVLLDITMPVMDGIQALQAIKGFEPQSKVIMCSAMGQEGMVVEAIKNGALDFIVKPFKADRLIQTVNSALGK from the coding sequence ATGAGTAAAATTTTAATTGTTGACGATGCGGCCTTTATGCGTATGATGATCAAAGATAGTTTAAAAAAAGGTGGTTATACCGACTTTATCGAAGCAGAAAATGGCGAAGTTGCCCTGGCAGAGTACAAAGAAAACCGTCCTGATTTAGTGTTATTGGACATTACCATGCCAGTTATGGATGGTATTCAGGCTTTACAAGCGATTAAAGGGTTTGAACCCCAGTCAAAAGTGATTATGTGTTCAGCTATGGGTCAGGAAGGCATGGTCGTTGAAGCCATCAAAAACGGCGCTCTGGATTTCATTGTAAAACCATTCAAGGCAGATCGTCTGATCCAAACCGTCAATAGTGCCCTTGGCAAGTAA